The Helianthus annuus cultivar XRQ/B chromosome 15, HanXRQr2.0-SUNRISE, whole genome shotgun sequence genomic sequence TCAAAGTTCTTAAAGGAAATACTTGGGTTGAGAATCTTTGTACACACAATATTGATGGTCAAAGAAGGTTCGTCAAACAATTTCTGATGTTATTGGTTACTTTTATTTTAACGAATTTCTATATATTACTAAAAAAAATTCATATTTTTTATATGATAGGTACGGTGTTATTGGATGGCATGATATAATTGAAGCTGAACATATTTCGTTAGGTGATGATTGTTTTTTCAACTGGTCTAAAACGAATTCGAGGTTATTGGTTACGAAACTCCAGCAAGTAGAAGTGTTAGAGTAATAGGCTTTCAATTTATATTTCAAACCAGGAAAACATATTTCATACATTTACTTTTCAATTCCCTTTTGTTACATTTATAGTACGATGCTTCGTTTTATTTTAATCTTTAAATTCAGATTGCCATAATAAGTTCATGTGTACAGTTCGTTTATGATAAGTaacataaaactttttttttaccaaaaacaCAAACATTCATTTTTCAACACCGCGAAATTcgcgggtattagcactagtaCTATATATAAAAACACAAACATATCATTTTTCAACACCGCGAAATTCGCGGATATTAGCACTAGTACTATGTATACTAACATTTGTATGAATGTTTTATATTTAGATTAAATCAAACATATTTTTAACTTAAAATCACAACTGCCTACATATTTCAAAAACTTATTACTATGTAGTAATAAACAAAAGATTTTTAGTCAAATTTATAAAGTGTCAACTTAACATGATAGAAAAAGATTATGATTATGGTAAATATTATGTTTAAATATCATAGTAAATATTAAACATAGCAGATATTTATTATAACAAAAAATAATCATATAAACAATTTGAATAATCCGTTATATCTTTTGTTTTACTTGACATGTTTTATCATACTTTACTTATTGAACTAAATATATGAATTAAATAAATACTCTATAGATGCTCTATTTatttcaattaaataaatattgtttaaatatccttgtatttggattaaatcaTATATTGAATGTAATAAACAATTTTAAATACTCTACATGATAAATAGTTTAAATTTTATATTAAATTCAAAAACTTTAATATTTAAATAATGTAAAAATAATTAGGTTCTCGTGTCTCGATATAGAAAAAGAACACCTAAGTTATGAAAATTgatgtatatataaaaataacttATGCAAATTTATGCAGACATTATAAAGTTACATCATCTCTATATTGAAATTCATGTACTACATGGGTTTATAATCTTGTTTTATAATATttgatgtatttttattttatgacGTAAAATTCCAAGGTAAGTTATTAGGGGAGGGGgtgtggttcactagtgatagaatttatcactcacaagcaccaatcaagtttcaccatgtcatcgaccatttttccatcactcacaaccatttttaagtgggggtggtcatcactcatcaccacacccaacaatttccccccaaccaacaaatccACTCACAAAACCACAAACAAGTTCAATATATAACGCGTGATAGTGGCCACGCGTTGTCAAGTTAACGCGTGATGGTGGTGACCGGCGGCCGTATATAACGCGTTGTAGCTTCTTTCCGTGATGGAATAACGTATGGCCCCGAGTGGCCTTAGGTTTAATAATACCAtagtaataaataaatattttatcaTAAGTCCTTGGTTATAAAAAATAAGTGTAAAATGTAGTGTTATAGGCTAGCATTCCGGAATGAGCACTTGTAATTAAAGGTGATAAATGAATGAATTGGTGCATTAAGGCAGGAGATGTGGACTCGGTATGGCAGCGGCAAGATGGTGCAAGATGGGTGTAGGAGTGTTAGAAAGAACGACGGCAAAGAGAGATACATAAAAGGGTACTGGTTCAGCCGAACCCGTACCAAAAAGCACTTTTAGTGTTATATACATGTGTGTGTATTTTGACTTCGCATCGGTAGAAATTTCAACATCGAACCCGTAGAAAAAGCCAAAACTTAGTAATAGACAACCCGTCGTTTGTCCTTTAAAAATTTTCAAACCCATAGGAAAAGAATCCTGGCTATGGCCCTGATGAAGGTGTGATGGAAGATGACATCACCATGCCAAAATAGAGAAGAAAGAAATTAGGAGATCGGAGTGGGATAGAGTAGCGGGATGGAAGGCGATATGGCATGGCGGTAGCAGTGGGAACTCCACCCCATGTTCGGCACCCCCTATTATCGAATTTGTCAACTTAAAACGGGTTCAAATGTGCCACCACCTCTACCATTATCGCCGTTACAATTTTGGCCCCCACTTTTATCACCACCTTGGCCACTACTACCCACCAACATCGTAAAAGCAAGTATAACGGGTGAACCCATTTTGACATTCTTTCTCATAACTCATCTCAAGGCGAGCCGATTTTCGCCATAACCCCTTTTGACCCAAATAAAattgtatttttataaaacagCCCGTTTTAACACAAACTCAGTTTTATTCGAACACGTCACGTTCCAACCCTGCCCGTCCATTTTACCAGGCTTAGTAACCAAAAGAGGAAATGAACAGACATGGCATGCGAGCGGGGTTCTAAAGTAGGTGACGTCCCTGCGTGAGGAGAGAGGACAAAGAAGGGGCAGATCAAACGATAAAAACCTTAAAATAAACGAAATAAAACATCAAAACCTGAACTGAAaagtacaaaaaaaaatatatatctttttaaATCCCAACAAATAAATTCAGTAATTCATCAAGTCTATACATGGAAACTTTTCACAAAACAATTAATACACAGCtgctgagaagaagaagaagaagaagaagaagaagaaacatgAAAAATGGCGACAGATACTCCGTTTCATTAGTAGATCAAGATTAGCAAACCCCCAACTCAATGACAACAAATATGATTCAAACACACGTTTAACTTTTGGATTTGGAATGCTTGATGAGCCAATCAATGACCGAGTCGATGTTTGTTGAGTTCTTGCACGAGATCATATAGCAGCACACTTCTCTATCCGTGATCGATTTCAGATCCCTGCATCATAAAAGTTAGAGAATGTGTGTATAAGTATGGTGTTAATGTTGTTACGTGTTACTTACATCTGATCGGTTAAGGCTTGCTTAGAGAGGGCACCCTCCTTGTCGATTTTGTTTCCCAAAACAAGCAAAGGTATTCCACTCAACGATGGCTTGCTTAGCAGATCATGAAGTTCACTCTTTGATATGCTCAAGTTATCCTGATCCGCAGCATCAACAACATACCTGACccgtacaaaaaaaaaaaaaaaaaaaaactcacatGTTACTTATGACCCTAACCCGTTTTAACCTGATACCCAACCCACAATGTTAcaaaaaagaaaaagtaaaatt encodes the following:
- the LOC110911020 gene encoding ADP-ribosylation factor-like protein 8a, with the protein product MGLWEAFLNWLRSLFFKQEMELSLIGLQNAGKTSLVNVVATGGYSEDMIPTVGFNMRKVTKGNVTIKLWDLGGQPRFRSMWERYCRAVSAIVYVVDAADQDNLSISKSELHDLLSKPSLSGIPLLVLGNKIDKEGALSKQALTDQMDLKSITDREVCCYMISCKNSTNIDSVIDWLIKHSKSKS